One window from the genome of Halobellus ruber encodes:
- a CDS encoding aryl-sulfate sulfotransferase: protein MRTPARSRATAVRLVVLLVVVGLLAPAAVSALTYDPAEATDLQQGTITDPANDSTVISTQGYTFRGNTNPKKPARLVSVDERGDLEWTHDDTVGGSAWFFDVDQMPNGNLLVSSPRAGDTVLFELDPDTRKRVWQERFDMTDTHDVAYLGDDRIAIANMREWNESAGVSDDRIVVYNRSTGEFTWEWYFRNHYPASTDGGYSEDWTHVNDVDPVGDDRLLLSPRNFDQVILVDMESKEIVERLGSDGDYDVLQEQHNPDWLESENGTPTILVADSENNRVVEYAKEDGEWVRTWEVGTGSLNWPRDADRLENGNTLITDTLNHRVMEVTPTGEVVWEYYATWGPYDAERLGTPPESSGPTIRDLNASGSYAITGSANLTAGGNGSVGFEGRIRATFADTPLEGPMNRFATRWAHVTPWLRPVWMTGWDLVWAIGALLIGLAWAGGELVVHRRRLLAGGRRLVSGVRRRRR, encoded by the coding sequence GTGAGAACACCCGCTCGCTCGCGGGCGACCGCGGTCCGCCTGGTCGTCCTGCTCGTGGTCGTCGGCCTCCTCGCGCCGGCAGCCGTCTCGGCGCTCACGTACGACCCTGCCGAGGCGACGGACCTCCAGCAGGGGACGATCACCGACCCCGCGAACGACTCCACCGTGATCAGCACGCAGGGGTACACGTTCCGGGGGAACACCAACCCCAAGAAGCCCGCGCGGCTGGTCTCCGTCGACGAGCGCGGCGACCTGGAGTGGACCCACGACGACACCGTCGGCGGCAGCGCGTGGTTCTTCGACGTCGATCAGATGCCGAACGGGAACCTGCTGGTCTCCTCGCCGCGGGCGGGCGACACGGTCCTCTTCGAGCTCGACCCCGACACCCGGAAGCGGGTCTGGCAGGAGCGGTTCGACATGACCGACACCCACGACGTGGCGTACCTCGGCGACGACCGGATCGCGATCGCGAACATGCGCGAGTGGAACGAGTCGGCGGGTGTCAGCGACGACCGGATCGTGGTCTACAACCGCTCCACCGGGGAGTTCACCTGGGAGTGGTACTTCAGGAACCACTACCCCGCGAGCACCGACGGCGGCTACAGCGAGGACTGGACCCACGTCAACGACGTCGACCCGGTCGGCGACGACCGGCTCCTGTTGTCGCCGCGGAACTTCGATCAGGTCATCCTCGTCGATATGGAGTCGAAGGAGATCGTCGAGCGCCTGGGCAGCGACGGCGACTACGACGTCCTCCAGGAGCAGCACAACCCCGACTGGCTGGAAAGCGAGAACGGCACGCCGACCATCCTGGTCGCCGACAGCGAGAACAACCGCGTCGTCGAGTACGCAAAGGAGGACGGCGAGTGGGTCCGGACCTGGGAGGTCGGCACCGGGTCGCTCAACTGGCCGCGGGACGCCGACAGGCTCGAAAACGGCAACACCCTGATCACCGACACGCTGAACCACCGCGTGATGGAGGTCACGCCGACCGGGGAGGTCGTCTGGGAGTACTACGCCACCTGGGGTCCCTACGACGCCGAGCGGCTGGGAACGCCCCCCGAATCGTCGGGGCCGACCATCCGGGACCTGAACGCGAGCGGCTCGTACGCCATCACCGGGAGCGCGAACCTCACCGCCGGCGGGAACGGCAGCGTCGGGTTCGAGGGACGGATCCGCGCCACCTTCGCCGACACACCCCTGGAGGGCCCGATGAACCGGTTCGCCACCCGGTGGGCGCACGTCACGCCGTGGCTCCGGCCGGTGTGGATGACCGGGTGGGACCTCGTGTGGGCAATCGGCGCCCTCCTGATCGGTCTCGCGTGGGCCGGCGGCGAACTCGTCGTCCACAGGCGACGGCTCCTCGCCGGGGGTCGACGCCTCGTCTCGGGCGTCCGGAGACGGCGCCGGTAG
- a CDS encoding glutaredoxin family protein, producing MATLTLYELEGCPYCAKVINKLDELGLEYDSIMVPSAHSERTEVKEVSGQTGVPVLVDEDHGIEGMPESDDIVEYLEETYGSAAN from the coding sequence ATGGCGACTCTCACCCTGTACGAACTCGAAGGCTGTCCGTACTGCGCGAAAGTGATCAACAAACTGGACGAACTGGGCCTGGAGTACGACTCGATTATGGTCCCGTCGGCGCACAGCGAACGCACCGAAGTGAAGGAGGTCAGCGGCCAGACGGGCGTTCCGGTCCTCGTCGACGAGGACCACGGGATCGAGGGGATGCCCGAGAGCGACGACATCGTCGAGTACCTCGAAGAGACGTACGGCAGCGCGGCGAACTGA
- a CDS encoding sensor histidine kinase, translated as MDTFDTNTVTDCLLEPVFAVRTNGNIAFVNARLLELTQVSQDTAIGSEIGWLEQFVADGFDRLHHTITSVSRGETADQRVNLEMRHPPSAPVPRQLTAEARVAPLIRDGELLGALVAIRDITVQRQRRERLHVLSRTLRHDIRNQLNVVLGLDEITAELEDEQKQKRVEKAVEATECLYAMTEKTRLIERQIAGEPDHSSQNLIQIVSAAAAEIRGGYPDAVIEDPVTESAHGEVTNAFATAVEHVIRNAIEHNDSPEPRVEITVAESLGGEYIDVRIADNGPGIDPKQAEIAEGERQMDQSTMHLDGLGLWTVRWVVQNCGGNLTFASNAPRGTIVTLRVPRAEESGSPA; from the coding sequence ATGGATACGTTTGATACCAACACCGTCACCGACTGTTTACTAGAGCCCGTGTTTGCCGTCAGAACCAACGGGAATATTGCGTTTGTCAACGCGCGGTTATTGGAGCTCACACAAGTCTCTCAGGACACTGCGATCGGAAGCGAGATCGGTTGGCTTGAACAGTTCGTCGCCGACGGGTTCGATAGATTACATCACACCATCACGTCCGTCTCCCGCGGAGAGACTGCGGATCAACGGGTCAACTTGGAGATGCGGCATCCGCCTTCCGCACCTGTTCCTCGACAGTTGACCGCCGAAGCACGCGTCGCACCGCTCATCCGGGACGGCGAACTGCTCGGAGCACTGGTGGCAATTCGGGACATAACCGTCCAGCGCCAACGGCGCGAGCGACTCCACGTGCTGTCGCGGACACTCCGACACGACATCCGTAACCAACTCAACGTGGTGCTCGGACTGGACGAAATAACCGCCGAACTCGAAGACGAGCAGAAGCAGAAGAGGGTGGAGAAAGCCGTTGAGGCTACCGAGTGCCTCTACGCTATGACCGAGAAGACCCGCCTCATCGAACGGCAAATCGCCGGCGAACCCGACCACAGTTCACAGAACCTCATCCAAATCGTCTCGGCGGCGGCGGCAGAAATCCGAGGGGGGTACCCTGACGCAGTTATTGAGGATCCGGTGACGGAGTCCGCACACGGTGAGGTGACAAACGCATTTGCCACCGCCGTTGAGCACGTCATCCGCAACGCAATCGAGCACAACGATAGCCCGGAACCCCGGGTCGAGATAACGGTCGCCGAGAGCCTCGGTGGCGAGTACATCGACGTGCGGATAGCGGACAACGGTCCAGGTATCGACCCGAAGCAGGCCGAGATCGCCGAAGGGGAGCGACAGATGGACCAGTCAACAATGCACCTGGACGGTCTCGGTCTGTGGACGGTCCGGTGGGTGGTGCAAAACTGCGGGGGCAACCTGACGTTCGCATCGAACGCTCCCCGAGGGACGATCGTCACGCTCCGTGTGCCGCGTGCTGAGGAGTCGGGCAGTCCGGCGTGA
- a CDS encoding transcriptional regulator: MSRSALVGNVTAMLEDAGFLVSDRCAIRPKSFDVAARRGEDLVLLKVLGNIDAFDGTTGEEMRRLGTYLNATPIVVGLRTRDEELKPGVVYFRHGVPVLNPDTALDLFVEGVPPLIYAAPGGHYVNIDGDLLADEREERGWSLGQLASELGVSRRTVSKYEDGMNASIEVAIQLEEMFDQPFSSPVDVMDGAEEVRDAEPTPDDPDPESDDEHVVTVLTRAGFTVHPTARAPFKAVSEDDGGRRDFARMLTGHSTFTRSAEKRARIMSSLGEVTQTRSVYFTEDNSKRDSVEGTALVGCEELTAIDDPEEIRDLIRDRSQEPTEA; this comes from the coding sequence ATGTCCCGGTCCGCGCTGGTCGGAAACGTCACGGCGATGCTCGAGGACGCCGGGTTCCTCGTCAGCGACCGGTGTGCCATCCGGCCCAAGAGCTTCGACGTCGCCGCACGGCGCGGCGAGGACCTGGTGCTTCTGAAGGTGTTGGGGAACATCGACGCGTTCGACGGCACGACCGGCGAGGAGATGCGTCGCCTGGGAACGTATCTGAACGCAACACCCATCGTGGTCGGGCTCCGCACCCGCGACGAGGAGCTAAAACCCGGCGTGGTGTACTTCCGTCACGGCGTTCCAGTCCTGAACCCGGACACGGCGCTGGACCTGTTCGTCGAGGGGGTTCCGCCGCTGATCTACGCCGCTCCGGGCGGCCACTACGTCAACATCGACGGCGACCTGCTGGCGGACGAACGCGAGGAACGTGGGTGGAGCCTCGGGCAGCTCGCCTCCGAACTCGGCGTCTCCCGGCGGACGGTCTCGAAGTACGAGGACGGGATGAACGCGAGCATCGAGGTGGCGATCCAACTCGAGGAGATGTTCGATCAGCCGTTCTCCAGTCCGGTCGACGTGATGGACGGCGCCGAGGAGGTCCGCGACGCCGAGCCGACGCCGGACGACCCCGACCCCGAATCCGACGACGAACACGTCGTCACCGTCCTGACGCGGGCGGGTTTCACCGTCCACCCGACCGCCCGCGCGCCGTTCAAAGCCGTCAGCGAGGACGACGGCGGGCGCCGCGACTTCGCGCGGATGCTCACCGGCCACTCCACGTTCACCCGCAGCGCCGAGAAACGCGCCCGGATCATGTCATCGCTGGGCGAGGTGACACAGACCCGATCGGTCTACTTCACCGAGGACAACTCGAAGCGCGACTCCGTGGAGGGGACCGCCCTCGTGGGGTGCGAGGAGCTGACCGCCATCGACGACCCCGAGGAGATCCGCGACCTCATCCGGGACCGCTCGCAGGAGCCCACCGAAGCGTAG